Proteins encoded together in one Telopea speciosissima isolate NSW1024214 ecotype Mountain lineage chromosome 4, Tspe_v1, whole genome shotgun sequence window:
- the LOC122659502 gene encoding (-)-germacrene D synthase-like: MSLQSSFAASPNINTKIIRPLANFQPSFWGDHFITYAPPNDMQMYESCLKQVDEFKEEVRRMLVGDANNESLKKLSLIDSLQRLGVAYHFEEEIEEILEQIHEAPDHGFDDDNDDLYTVALRFRLLRQQGYNVSCDVFKRFKEEDFINDVSGMLCLYEATHLRVHGEDILDEALEFTTTRLNSIVTDGLKPHPLATQVMHALKQPFHKNLPRIEARDYISIYQEDYKTNNESLLKLAKLDFNLLQSIHQQELSQLSKWWKELDFVSKLPYARDRLVESYFVAMGLCFEPQYALARKMITKVAALITIIDDTYDAYGTFEELQLFTDAVERWDHSAMDGLPEYMKVIYLALLDFYNEIEEEFGKDGQSYRVYYAKEAMKTQVRSYFMEAKWLKDGYIPTFEVYMQNASTSIAYILLIVYSLVGMGDFVTKETFVWAMNNPKLMKASSLIFRLMDDMKAHKFEQERGHVCSAVECYMKQYDVSEQEVYDEFNRRLVDSWKDVNEACMKPMMTTAAVPRPVLSMFVNYDRNIDVLYKYKDGFTFTNEILKDLITSLFVDPIPMY; the protein is encoded by the exons ATGTCTCTCCAatcttcttttgctgcatctcCAAATATAAACACAAAGATCATTCGCCCGTTAGCCAATTTCCAACCTAGCTTTTGGGGTGATCACTTCATCACATATGCTCCTCCTAATGATATg CAGATGTATGAGTCTTGTCTTAAACAAGTTgatgaatttaaagaagaaGTGAGAAGGATGCTAGTGGGTGATGCTAATAATGAGTCTTTAAAGAAACTGAGCTTGATTGATTCATTGCAAAGGCTTGGTGTGGCATATCACTTTGAAGAAGAGATTGAGGAGATACTGGAGCAGATACATGAAGCCCCAGatcatggttttgatgatgacaatgatgatCTTTATACCGTGGCTTTGCGATTTCGCTTACTGAGACAGCAAGGGTATAATGTCTCTTGTG ATGTTTTCAAAAGATTCAAGGAAGAGGACTTCATTAATGATGTGAGTGGGATGCTATGCTTGTATGAAGCTACACATTTGAGGGTACATGGAGAAGATATTCTAGATGAAGCCCTAGAGTTCACAACCACTAGACTTAATTCCATAGTAACTGATGGTTTAAAACCTCATCCTCTTGCAACACAAGTGATGCATGCCTTGAAACAACCCTTTCACAAGAACCTGCCAAGGATAGAAGCTAGGGACTACATCTCTATTTACCAAGAAGACTACAAGACAAATAATGAATCTCTTCTTAAGCTTGCAAAACTAGATTTCAATCTATTACAGTCCATCCACCAGCAGGAGCTAAGCCAACTCTCAAA ATGGTGGAAAGAATTGGACTTTGTATCAAAGCTACCTTATGCTAGAGACAGACTTGTGGAGTCATATTTTGTTGCAATGGGGTTGTGTTTTGAGCCTCAGTATGCTCTTGCTAGAAAGATGATAACCAAAGTTGCAGCCCTGATCACGATTATAGATGATACATACGATGCGTATGGTACCTTCGAAGAACTCCAGCTCTTCACAGATGCAGTTGAGAG GTGGGACCATAGCGCCATGGATGGACTCCCTGAATACATGAAAGTTATCTACTTGGCACTCCTAGATTTTTACAATGAAATCGAGGAAGAGTTTGGAAAGGATGGACAATCTTATCGTGTTTACTATGCAAAAGAAGCG ATGAAAACACAAGTTAGAAGCTACTTCATGGAGGCCAAATGGTTGAAGGATGGATATATTCCAACATTCGAAGTGTATATGCAAAATGCATCAACCAGCATTGCGTATATCTTGCTAATAGTCTATTCTTTGGTTGGCATGGGAGATTTTGTGACAAAGGAAACCTTTGTTTGGGCAATGAATAATCCAAAGCTTATGAAGGCTTCAAGCTTAATTTTCAGACTCATGGATGATATGAAGGCCCATAAG TTTGAGCAAGAGAGAGGGCATGTTTGTTCGGCTGTGGAGTGCTACATGAAGCAATATGATGTGTCAGAACAAGAGGTATATGATGAATTTAATAGAAGATTGGtggactcatggaaagatgtaaaTGAAGCGTGCATGAAACCTATGATGACTACTGCAGCTGTCCCAAGGCCAGTTCTATCAATGTTTGTTAACTATGATCGTAATATTGATGTGCTCTACAAGTATAAAGATGGTTTCACTTTTACTAATGAAATATTGAAGGACCTCATCACCTCATTGTTTGTCGATCCCATACCCATGTACTAG